From one Solanum stenotomum isolate F172 chromosome 12, ASM1918654v1, whole genome shotgun sequence genomic stretch:
- the LOC125848705 gene encoding SAGA-associated factor 29 homolog A isoform X2, translated as MASPDIAEMLEKSKELDRLRKEQEEVLLEINKMHKKLQNTPEAVEKPGDNSLSKLKMLYTQAKELSESEMSISNHLLGQLDAMIPAGGAGQQRRRIGNEQKKKRMKGDPDIPRLSPSMRNQQEFFASLKGEQVAARVAQEDGEKDEWVIVKVTHYDKESKEFEVLDEEPGDDEEGGGQRKYKLPWSHIIPFPKMSDLATAPEFPPGKQVLAVYPGTTALYKATVVQARKRKSDDYTLEFDDDEEDGSLPQRMVPCNQVVALPDGHRQ; from the exons atggcGTCACCGGACATTGCTGAAATGTTGGAAAAATCGAAGGAGCTTGATCGTTTAAGGAAAGAGCAAGAGGAAGTACTCCTTGAAATCAATAAGATGCACAAAAAGCTTCAAAACA CTCCAGAAGCCGTTGAGAAACCAGGTGACAATTCCCTGTCAAAACTTAAGATGTTATACACTCAAGCCAAAGAGCTTTCCGAGAGTGAGATGAG TATCTCCAACCACTTGTTGGGCCAGCTGGATGCAATGATTCCTGCTGGAGGTGCTGGCCAACAACGAAGAAGGATAG GCAACGAGCAGAAAAAGAAGAGGATGAAAGGTGATCCTGACATTCCTAGGCTCTCTCCTTCCATGCGAAATCAGCAGGAGTTCTTTGCTAGCTTGAAGGGGGAACAA GTGGCTGCTAGAGTTGCGCAAGAAGATGGTGAAAAGGATGAGTGGGTTATTGTCAAAGTTACTCATTATGACAAAGAATCAAAGGA ATTTGAAGTTTTAGATGAGGAGCCGGGCGATGATGAGGAAGGTGGTGGCCAGAG AAAGTACAAGCTACCCTGGTCACATATTATACCTTTTCCCAAGATGAGTGATCTTGCAACCGCTCCAGAATTCcctcctggaaaacaagttttGGCAGTTTACCCAGGAACCACAGCCCTGTACAAAGCCACAGTAGTCCAGGCCCGCAAG AGGAAGAGCGACGA TTACACATTGGAGTTTGATGACGATGAGGAAGATGGGTCTTTACCTCAACGCATGGTGCCCTGTAACCAGGTTGTTGCTCTTCCAGATGGACATCGCCAGTGA
- the LOC125848705 gene encoding SAGA-associated factor 29 homolog A isoform X1 yields MASPDIAEMLEKSKELDRLRKEQEEVLLEINKMHKKLQNTPEAVEKPGDNSLSKLKMLYTQAKELSESEMSISNHLLGQLDAMIPAGGAGQQRRRIEGNEQKKKRMKGDPDIPRLSPSMRNQQEFFASLKGEQVAARVAQEDGEKDEWVIVKVTHYDKESKEFEVLDEEPGDDEEGGGQRKYKLPWSHIIPFPKMSDLATAPEFPPGKQVLAVYPGTTALYKATVVQARKRKSDDYTLEFDDDEEDGSLPQRMVPCNQVVALPDGHRQ; encoded by the exons atggcGTCACCGGACATTGCTGAAATGTTGGAAAAATCGAAGGAGCTTGATCGTTTAAGGAAAGAGCAAGAGGAAGTACTCCTTGAAATCAATAAGATGCACAAAAAGCTTCAAAACA CTCCAGAAGCCGTTGAGAAACCAGGTGACAATTCCCTGTCAAAACTTAAGATGTTATACACTCAAGCCAAAGAGCTTTCCGAGAGTGAGATGAG TATCTCCAACCACTTGTTGGGCCAGCTGGATGCAATGATTCCTGCTGGAGGTGCTGGCCAACAACGAAGAAGGATAG AAGGCAACGAGCAGAAAAAGAAGAGGATGAAAGGTGATCCTGACATTCCTAGGCTCTCTCCTTCCATGCGAAATCAGCAGGAGTTCTTTGCTAGCTTGAAGGGGGAACAA GTGGCTGCTAGAGTTGCGCAAGAAGATGGTGAAAAGGATGAGTGGGTTATTGTCAAAGTTACTCATTATGACAAAGAATCAAAGGA ATTTGAAGTTTTAGATGAGGAGCCGGGCGATGATGAGGAAGGTGGTGGCCAGAG AAAGTACAAGCTACCCTGGTCACATATTATACCTTTTCCCAAGATGAGTGATCTTGCAACCGCTCCAGAATTCcctcctggaaaacaagttttGGCAGTTTACCCAGGAACCACAGCCCTGTACAAAGCCACAGTAGTCCAGGCCCGCAAG AGGAAGAGCGACGA TTACACATTGGAGTTTGATGACGATGAGGAAGATGGGTCTTTACCTCAACGCATGGTGCCCTGTAACCAGGTTGTTGCTCTTCCAGATGGACATCGCCAGTGA
- the LOC125848434 gene encoding GDSL esterase/lipase At5g14450 has translation MRLPYLSAYLDSIGSNFRHGANFATGGSTIRRQNETIFQSGISPFSLDVQIVHFHRFQSRPEELYRQEKNKLPRLREFSKSLYTIDIGQTDLAVGFLQMSNIQLRTAIPDILNQFSAAVTRLYQQGARAFWIHNTGPIGCLPKATLYLRNPKPGVLDNYGCLKFHNKMALEFNRQLKARIRTLRAELGHAAITYVDVYAAKYELISNAKSQDFMEPQKICCGLQEGNTHVWCGQRGIVRGAEVFGGACVNPSDYISWDGIHFSQAANQWIADHILNGSFSDPPIPITHACHKHLHY, from the exons ATGAGATTACCTTACTTGAGTGCCTATCTAGATTCCATTGGCTCGAATTTCAGGCACGGAGCTAATTTTGCAACAGGAGGATCCACCATTAGGAGACAGAACGAGACTATATTCCAAAGTGGTATAAGCCCTTTTTCCCTGGACGTTCAAATCGTGCATTTCCATCGTTTCCAATCCAGACCTGAAGAGCTCTATAGACAGG AGAAGAACAAACTCCCAAGACTTCGtgaattttcaaaatctctCTACACAATTGACATAGGCCAAACTGATTTAGCTGTTGGCTTCCTCCAGATGAGTAATATACAACTTCGGACAGCCATACCAGACATACTAAACCAGTTTTCTGCAGCAGTAACG CGTCTATATCAACAAGGAGCGAGGGCATTTTGGATACACAACACGGGTCCAATCGGTTGCTTACCAAAAGCCACATTATACCTCAGAAATCCAAAACCAGGTGTTCTTGATAACTATGGATGCTTAAAGTTCCATAATAAAATGGCCTTAGAGTTCAATAGACAGCTGAAAGCCAGGATAAGAACGTTGAGAGCAGAGCTTGGGCATGCTGCTATAACATATGTAGATGTCTATGCTGCCAAGTATGAATTGATCAGCAATGCCAAGAGCCAAG ATTTCATGGAACCCCAGAAAATATGTTGTGGGTTACAGGAGGGGAACACGCATGTATGGTGTGGGCAGAGAGGAATAGTGAGAGGTGCAGAAGTTTTTGGAGGAGCTTGTGTCAACCCTTCAGATTACATAAGCTGGGATGGAATACATTTCTCACAAGCTGCTAATCAATGGATTGCCGATCATATACTAAACGGCAGTTTCTCTGATCCTCCCATTCCCATTACACATGCTTGTCATAAACATCTTCACTATTAG
- the LOC125849056 gene encoding uncharacterized protein LOC125849056, with amino-acid sequence MGKKASGVGEEGDGSTGKEGYKLLGNPTFKKLENGRFKCVQTGHELPEHARDSYAHSKHCRLGLIDAALSKNKPPLNMFNQDPLNRSKLICKLTGDTVNKSEEHIWKHMSGKRFLRMLEKKETETEMENGGLEKQVENEVAKKTDSKANRRDKKKNKKKEIEDASKVISEIRDSSGKNSGSEDDDEFWMPPVGARWDNDDGGDRWGSGSESEEEEEEDAIGQDGGTEEDNHDAGELSKRAKRMSLEIGPSSFASRKKKKKTSAT; translated from the exons ATGGGGAAGAAAGCAAGTGGAGTAGGAGAAGAAGGAGATGGATCCACTGGAAAAGAAGGTTACAAGCTTCTGGGCAATCCGACTTTCAAAAAATTAGAGAATGGCCGCTTCAAATGCGTTCAAACAGGGCATGAGCTGCCGGAACACGCTAGGGACTCTTATGCCCACAGCAAGCACTGCCGCTTGGGTCTAATTGATGCTGCTCTTTCTAAGAATAAACCTCCTCTCAATATGTTTAACCAAGATCCTCTCAATCG GTCAAAGTTGATATGTAAATTAACAGGAGATACAGTTAATAAGTCTGAGGAGCACATATGGAAACACATGAGTGGAAAACGGTTTCTCAGAATGTTAG AGAAAAaggaaactgaaactgaaatggAAAATGGAGGGCTAGAAAAGCAAGTAGAAAATGAAGTGGCTAAGAAGACGGATAGCAAAGCTAATCGTCgggacaaaaagaaaaacaaaaagaaagaaatagaagatGCTAGCAAGGTTATATCCGAAATAAGGGATTCTTCTGGAAAGAACAGTGGCTCAGAAGATGATGATGAGTTTTGGATGCCTCCAGTTGGTGCTCGCTGGGACAATGATGATGGAGGTGATCGATGGGGATCTGGTTCGgaatcagaagaagaagaagaagaagatgctaTTGGGCAAG ATGGAGGAACTGAAGAGGATAACCATGACGCCGGAGAGCTTTCTAAGCG GGCAAAACGCATGTCCCTTGAGATTGGACCCAGTAGCTTTGCctcaaggaagaaaaagaagaagaccagTGCTACATGA
- the LOC125848376 gene encoding E3 ubiquitin-protein ligase RGLG2-like translates to MGGKSSREDSWRQASSTRSSSWNQYDYPQTAYPQDSYSYSQQAAVPSYAPPPPSQQNYPPPQPQHNYASHEHESLPHAHAPRPRLDRRYSRIADNYNSLDEVTEALARAGLESSNLIVGIDFTKSNEWTGKRSFGNRSLHHIGQNLNPYEQAISIIGKTLAAFDEDNLIPCFGFGDASTHDQDVFNFFPDERFCNGFEEVLSRYREIVPQLKLAGPTSFAPVIEMAMTIVEQSGGQYHVLLIIADGQVTRSVDTGRGQLSPQEQKTVDAIVQASKFPLSIILVGVGDGPWDMMKEFDDNIPARDFDNFQFVNFTEIMAKNVPQSRKETEFALSALMEIPSQYKATMELNLLGGQSGKSPNRVALPPPMYGASSVGGSKTSRPPSFQQPASSYYGYGSPAEAAPHFQPTSSSYYDSARPVDTAPSAPSSPYTAPSSTYDNQVCPICLTNPKDMAFGCGHQTCCECGRALENCPICRSSIQTRIKLY, encoded by the exons ATGGGTGGCAAGAGTTCAAGAGAGGATAGTTGGAGGCAAGCTTCGTCGACTCGATCTTCTTCTTGGAATCAATACGATTATCCTCAAACTGCTTATCCTCAAGATAGTTACAGTTACTCACAGCAGGCGGCTGTTCCTTCTTATGCGCCACCACCACCATCCCAACAGAATTATCCTCCTCCACAGCCCCAACACAATTATGCTTCTCATGAACATGAATCTCTGCCTCATGCTCATGCTCCACGACCAAGGCTTGACCGGAGATACTCGAGGATTGCAGACAATTATAATTCCCTGGATGAG gTGACTGAAGCCCTTGCACGAGCTGGCTTGGAGTCTTCGAATCTAATTGTGGGTATTGATTTCACCAAGAGCAATGAATGGACAG GTAAGAGGTCTTTTGGTAATCGGAGCCTACATCACATTGGGCAGAATTTGAACCCATATGAGCAAGCCATTTCCATAATTGGAAAAACCTTAGCGGCATTTGATGAGGATAACTTGATTCCTTGTTTTGGATTCGGAGATG CATCAACTCATGATCAAGATGTATTCAATTTCTTTCCCGATGAAAGATTTTGTAATGGTTTTGAGGAAGTTCTGTCACGTTACAGAGAAATTGTCCCCCAGCTGAAGCTTGCAG GACCAACATCATTCGCCCCGGTCATTGAAATGGCCATGACAATAGTTGAACAGAGTGGAGGCCAGTACCATGTTCTATTAATCATTGCAGATGGGCAG GTAACTAGAAGTGTTGATACTGGCCGTGGACAATTAAGTCCGCAGGAGCAGAAAACGGTGGATGCAATCGTACAAGCAAG CAAGTTTCCCTTGTCAATTATACTGGTTGGGGTTGGCGATGGGCCCTGGGATATGATGAAGGAATTTGATGATAATATTCCTGCTAGGGACTTCGATAATTTCCAG TTCGTCAATTTCACGGAGATAATGGCCAAAAATGTGCCTCAATCTCGAAAGGAGACGGAGTTTGCGCTTTCAGCATTGATGGAAATTCCTTCACAATACAAAGCGACGATGGAACTTAACTTACTGGG TGGACAAAGTGGAAAATCTCCCAATAGGGTAGCTCTTCCTCCTCCTATGTATGGAGCAAGTTCTGTCGGTGGCTCAAAGACCTCACGTCCACCGAGTTTTCAGCAGCCTGCAAGCTCGTATTACGGTTATGGAAGCCCTGCCGAAGCAGCACCACATTTTCAGCCGACTTCAAGTTCTTATTATGACAGTGCTCGCCCAGTTGACACTGCTCCATCTGCTCCAAGTTCTCCCTACACTGCTCCCAGTTCTACATATGACAATCAG GTTTGCCCCATTTGTCTTACTAACCCAAAAGACATGGCCTTTGGCTGTGGGCATCAG ACATGTTGCGAGTGTGGGAGAGCGCTTGAGAATTGCCCAATATGTCGAAGTTCAATTCAAACCAGAATAAAGCTCTATTGA
- the LOC125848261 gene encoding uncharacterized protein LOC125848261 — MAYTAVNRIPYQKLKQDSSYFEDEDIDLIHLREKVIGQLRRKPSSFRKVHLRKRLRIKVPSLKKFLRRKSRLIVAALDKILKRLKESQSHFGDLFAGNYMFMQVSPTPLKICAQDPKSLYLKTVTGADYLPNGFSSVGSARYYD; from the coding sequence ATGGCATACACCGCTGTCAATCGAATTCCCTACCAGAAACTCAAACAAGATAGCAGCTACTTCGAAGATGAAGATATTGATTTAATACACCTGAGAGAAAAGGTAATTGGGCAGCTTAGGAGAAAGCCGTCTTCGTTCAGAAAAGTGCATCTGAGGAAGCGATTGAGGATTAAGGTACCCAGCTTGAAGAAATTCTTAAGGAGAAAATCTAGATTAATCGTGGCTGCACTGGATAAAATTTTGAAGAGGTTGAAGGAAAGCCAGTCACATTTTGGGGATCTTTTTGCTGGGAATTACATGTTTATGCAGGTCTCTCCGACTCCATTGAAAATTTGTGCCCAAGATCCCAAATCTCTGTATCTGAAAACTGTCACCGGAGCTGATTACCTGCCTAATGGATTCTCATCAGTAGGTTCCGCTAGGTATTACGATTAG